The Sardina pilchardus chromosome 19, fSarPil1.1, whole genome shotgun sequence genome window below encodes:
- the shha gene encoding sonic hedgehog protein isoform X2: protein MSSIYLHLHAFMRCKDKLNSLAISVMNQWPGVKLRVTEGWDEDGHHFEESLHYEGRAVDITTSDRDKSKYGTLSRLAVEAGFDWVYYESKAHIHCSVKAENSVAAKSGGCFPGSAYATLQHGVRKEVRDLRPGDQVLSADSAGNLVYSPFIMFMDQDSTTRRVFYVIETTAPKRKIILTAAHLLFVVSNSTDDLSTMTTTFASKVKPGQRVIVVDDKHAQLKPVIVARIYTEEHEGSFAPVTAQGTIVVDQVLASCYAVIENHNLAHWALMPLRLGHHLSTLLLPKDHTNSNATGQEEGIHWYSKLLYQMGTWLLDSHALHPLGMSLSS from the exons AGATGTAAGGACAAGCTCAACTCGTTGGCTATCTCGGTGATGAACCAGTGGCCTGGCGTCAAACTACGCGTCACCGAGGGATGGGACGAGGACGGTCACCACTTCGAAGAATCGCTGCATTATGAAGGCCGCGCCGTGGACATAACAACCTCTGACCGGGACAAGAGCAAATATGGCACCCTGTCTCGGCTAGCCGTGGAGGCTGGCTTCGATTGGGTCTATTATGAGTCCAAGGCCCACATCCACTGCTCAGTGAAAGCAG AAAACTCAGTGGCAGCAAAATCTGGAGGATGCTTCCCGGGCTCGGCTTATGCAACCCTGCAACACGGGGTAAGGAAAGAGGTGAGAGATCTGAGACCTGGGGACCAAGTGTTGTCAGCAGACAGCGCTGGAAATCTCGTCTACAGCCCTTTCATCATGTTCATGGATCAAGACTCGACGACACGTCGAGTGTTTTATGTGATTGAGACAACAGCGCCCAAGCGCAAGATCATCCTCACCGCGGCCCATCTCCTGTTTGTGGTCAGCAACTCCACGGATGACCTCAGCACCATGACGACCACGTTCGCCAGCAAGGTCAAGCCCGGACAAAGGGTCATCGTTGTCGATGATAAACACGCGCAATTGAAGCCTGTAATTGTGGCTCGGATTTACACGGAAGAGCACGAAGGTTCCTTCGCGCCAGTGACAGCGCAAGGAACGATAGTTGTCGACCAGGTACTGGCCTCATGTTATGCAGTTATCGAGAATCACAACCTGGCACATTGGGCCCTAATGCCGCTAAGGTTGGGCCATCATCTATCCACGTTGTTACTCCCCAAAGACCATACCAACTCTAACGCCACTGGGCAAGAGGAGGGAATTCACTGGTACTCCAAGCTTCTATATCAAATGGGAACGTGGCTCTTGGACAGTCACGCGCTCCATCCTTTGGGGATGTCATTATCGAGTTGA
- the shha gene encoding sonic hedgehog protein isoform X1: MLLLTRVVLVGLLCLSLVSSGLGCGPGRGYGRRKHPKKLTPLAYKQFIPNVAEKTLGASGRYEGKITRNSERFKELTPNYNPDIIFKDEENTGADRLMTQRCKDKLNSLAISVMNQWPGVKLRVTEGWDEDGHHFEESLHYEGRAVDITTSDRDKSKYGTLSRLAVEAGFDWVYYESKAHIHCSVKAENSVAAKSGGCFPGSAYATLQHGVRKEVRDLRPGDQVLSADSAGNLVYSPFIMFMDQDSTTRRVFYVIETTAPKRKIILTAAHLLFVVSNSTDDLSTMTTTFASKVKPGQRVIVVDDKHAQLKPVIVARIYTEEHEGSFAPVTAQGTIVVDQVLASCYAVIENHNLAHWALMPLRLGHHLSTLLLPKDHTNSNATGQEEGIHWYSKLLYQMGTWLLDSHALHPLGMSLSS; encoded by the exons ATGCTGCTGTTAACGAGAGTCGTGCTGGTCGGTTTGCTCTGTTTGTCCTTGGTGTCGTCCGGGCTGGGTTGCGGTCCAGGAAGGGGCTACGGCAGGAGAAAACATCCGAAGAAGCTGACGCCTCTTGCTTACAAGCAGTTCATTCCCAACGTTGCGGAGAAGACCCTAGGGGCCAGCGGCAGATATGAGGGGAAGATCACACGGAACTCTGAGCGATTTAAAGAACTGACTCCCAATTACAATCCCGACATTATCTTTAAGGATGAGGAGAACACCGGCGCAGACAGGCTCATGACACAG AGATGTAAGGACAAGCTCAACTCGTTGGCTATCTCGGTGATGAACCAGTGGCCTGGCGTCAAACTACGCGTCACCGAGGGATGGGACGAGGACGGTCACCACTTCGAAGAATCGCTGCATTATGAAGGCCGCGCCGTGGACATAACAACCTCTGACCGGGACAAGAGCAAATATGGCACCCTGTCTCGGCTAGCCGTGGAGGCTGGCTTCGATTGGGTCTATTATGAGTCCAAGGCCCACATCCACTGCTCAGTGAAAGCAG AAAACTCAGTGGCAGCAAAATCTGGAGGATGCTTCCCGGGCTCGGCTTATGCAACCCTGCAACACGGGGTAAGGAAAGAGGTGAGAGATCTGAGACCTGGGGACCAAGTGTTGTCAGCAGACAGCGCTGGAAATCTCGTCTACAGCCCTTTCATCATGTTCATGGATCAAGACTCGACGACACGTCGAGTGTTTTATGTGATTGAGACAACAGCGCCCAAGCGCAAGATCATCCTCACCGCGGCCCATCTCCTGTTTGTGGTCAGCAACTCCACGGATGACCTCAGCACCATGACGACCACGTTCGCCAGCAAGGTCAAGCCCGGACAAAGGGTCATCGTTGTCGATGATAAACACGCGCAATTGAAGCCTGTAATTGTGGCTCGGATTTACACGGAAGAGCACGAAGGTTCCTTCGCGCCAGTGACAGCGCAAGGAACGATAGTTGTCGACCAGGTACTGGCCTCATGTTATGCAGTTATCGAGAATCACAACCTGGCACATTGGGCCCTAATGCCGCTAAGGTTGGGCCATCATCTATCCACGTTGTTACTCCCCAAAGACCATACCAACTCTAACGCCACTGGGCAAGAGGAGGGAATTCACTGGTACTCCAAGCTTCTATATCAAATGGGAACGTGGCTCTTGGACAGTCACGCGCTCCATCCTTTGGGGATGTCATTATCGAGTTGA